The Vibrio rhizosphaerae genome includes a region encoding these proteins:
- the aroG gene encoding 3-deoxy-7-phosphoheptulonate synthase AroG has translation MFQTDDVKIKRIKELLPPVAILEKFPATDVAASTTFNARKAIHHILNDKDDRLLVIIGPCSIHDPEAAIEYGKRLKTMRDELGDNLEIVMRVYFEKPRTTVGWKGLINDPYMNDTYKINEGLKIGRKLLLELTNLGMPTASEFLDMITPQYVADLISWGAIGARTTESQVHRELASGLSCPVGFKNGTDGNIKIAADAIRSARASHHFLSVTKFGHSAIVETAGNPDCHIILRGGKEPNYSAKHVQEVKDKLTATDLPQKVMIDFSHANSSKQYQRQMVVAEDVSVQLANGEDHIFGVMIESHLVEGRQDLVDGQALTYGQSITDACIGWQDTEQVLRQLSAAVEARRKTKAAQA, from the coding sequence ATGTTTCAGACTGATGATGTAAAAATAAAACGAATTAAAGAACTACTCCCGCCGGTAGCGATTCTTGAAAAATTTCCGGCAACTGACGTGGCAGCTTCAACAACCTTTAACGCCCGTAAAGCCATTCATCATATTCTGAATGACAAAGATGACCGCCTCCTTGTGATTATCGGGCCATGTTCTATCCACGATCCGGAAGCCGCCATCGAATATGGCAAACGACTGAAAACGATGCGTGATGAATTAGGTGACAATCTGGAAATTGTCATGCGCGTCTATTTTGAAAAGCCACGGACGACCGTGGGCTGGAAAGGTCTCATCAATGACCCGTACATGAACGATACTTACAAAATCAACGAAGGCCTGAAAATCGGACGTAAGTTGTTGCTGGAGCTGACCAATCTGGGCATGCCGACCGCCAGTGAATTCCTCGACATGATCACACCGCAATACGTTGCCGATCTGATTAGCTGGGGCGCAATTGGCGCAAGAACCACCGAATCTCAGGTCCACCGCGAACTGGCTTCCGGTTTATCCTGCCCGGTCGGATTCAAAAACGGTACCGACGGCAATATCAAAATTGCAGCGGATGCCATTCGCTCGGCCCGGGCCTCTCACCACTTCCTCTCTGTGACAAAATTTGGTCACTCCGCGATTGTTGAAACCGCCGGAAACCCGGATTGCCACATCATTTTACGTGGTGGTAAAGAGCCCAATTACAGTGCCAAACATGTTCAGGAAGTCAAAGATAAACTGACCGCAACCGATCTGCCGCAAAAAGTGATGATTGATTTCAGCCATGCGAACAGCAGTAAGCAGTATCAGCGTCAAATGGTCGTTGCTGAAGATGTTTCAGTACAGCTTGCTAATGGTGAAGATCACATCTTCGGGGTGATGATTGAATCACACTTGGTTGAAGGCCGTCAGGATTTAGTTGACGGACAAGCACTGACTTATGGTCAGTCAATTACAGATGCATGTATTGGCTGGCAAGATACGGAGCAGGTGTTACGTCAGCTCTCAGCGGCCGTTGAAGCCCGGCGCAAAACCAAAGCCGCGCAAGCTTAA
- a CDS encoding phosphoethanolamine transferase has translation MKINRTITFYPFSYTIMTLILSAYFALFLNLPIYSDLKTIFSKLETVDTGFIISIPIFFFCALNVLFALFTWPKITKVFFSILIISSSIVCYASYNYGAIFDIDMIRNIVETNTGEASSYLSMNSILWVTILGIIPTISLWLSPIRPERSVLRLLGKKLLTITLSLLGIIIIAMFYYQDYASVGRNNSYLRKLIIPTYYVHSLDRFIRENYLTAPMDYQQIGLDAYQPTPTASNGKPTLFVFVLGETARSQNYQLNGYPRETNPYTSQSDVIAFQHVSSCGTATAVSVPCMFSRLNKSDYNERVALHQDNVLDILNRAGVDVLWRENDGADKHVPARLREENLSRSSSNPLCNGTSCLDIKLLEDFQEKVASMKGNRIIILHLIGSHGPTYYQRYPKEFAAFQPDCPRADIENCTQEQLINTYDNTIRYTDYVVGQAIGQLKSLEDRYNTALIYMSDHGESLGEDGVYLHGLPYSIAPKYQTRVPLLLWMSPGFKQTKSINETCLKTEAQQARISHDYLFDTLLGALDVTTQAYRPQQDVFAKCRTSNPAMAIAQLSNPSATQP, from the coding sequence ATGAAAATCAACCGCACAATAACGTTTTACCCGTTCTCATACACCATCATGACGCTGATCCTTTCCGCTTACTTTGCCCTGTTTCTCAATCTGCCGATTTACTCAGATTTGAAGACGATTTTCAGCAAGCTTGAAACCGTTGATACCGGTTTTATCATCTCGATCCCAATATTTTTCTTCTGCGCCCTCAATGTGCTCTTTGCGCTGTTTACCTGGCCAAAAATCACCAAGGTTTTCTTTTCGATCCTGATCATCTCTTCAAGCATCGTCTGTTATGCCAGTTACAATTATGGAGCCATCTTTGACATCGATATGATTCGTAATATCGTCGAGACCAATACCGGAGAAGCCAGTTCATACCTGAGTATGAACTCGATCTTATGGGTGACCATTCTGGGGATCATTCCAACCATTTCACTCTGGCTATCCCCTATCCGCCCGGAACGTAGTGTGCTGCGCTTGCTCGGTAAAAAACTCCTGACGATCACGCTATCCCTGTTGGGGATCATCATCATTGCCATGTTCTATTATCAGGACTACGCCTCTGTCGGCAGAAATAACAGCTACTTGCGTAAACTGATTATTCCGACCTATTACGTTCACAGCCTTGACCGGTTTATCCGGGAAAATTATCTGACGGCACCGATGGATTATCAACAGATCGGTCTGGATGCGTATCAGCCCACCCCCACCGCAAGTAACGGGAAACCAACACTATTTGTCTTTGTGTTAGGAGAAACCGCCAGAAGCCAGAACTATCAGCTCAACGGTTATCCGCGGGAAACCAATCCATATACCAGCCAGTCCGATGTGATCGCTTTTCAACATGTCTCATCATGCGGTACGGCAACTGCGGTGTCTGTCCCTTGTATGTTCTCGCGACTGAATAAATCTGATTACAATGAAAGAGTGGCGCTACATCAGGACAATGTGCTGGACATTCTGAACCGGGCCGGAGTCGATGTCCTTTGGCGGGAAAATGACGGTGCTGATAAGCATGTGCCTGCCCGTCTCCGAGAAGAGAATCTTTCCCGGAGCAGCAGCAATCCATTGTGTAATGGTACCAGTTGCCTCGACATCAAACTGCTGGAAGATTTTCAGGAAAAAGTTGCCTCGATGAAAGGGAATCGCATCATCATTCTGCATCTGATCGGCAGTCACGGCCCCACCTATTATCAGCGCTATCCCAAAGAGTTTGCGGCATTCCAGCCCGACTGCCCGAGAGCAGATATTGAAAACTGTACTCAAGAACAGTTAATCAATACATATGATAATACGATCCGCTATACCGATTACGTTGTCGGCCAAGCTATCGGCCAGCTGAAATCACTGGAAGATCGTTACAACACCGCTTTAATCTATATGTCCGATCACGGTGAATCATTGGGTGAAGACGGGGTTTATCTGCATGGATTACCCTATAGCATCGCACCGAAATATCAGACCCGTGTGCCGCTGCTGCTCTGGATGTCTCCGGGATTTAAACAAACCAAATCCATCAATGAGACCTGTCTGAAAACAGAAGCTCAGCAAGCCCGAATCTCTCACGACTACCTGTTTGATACGTTGTTGGGTGCACTGGATGTCACCACGCAAGCTTATCGGCCACAACAAGATGTCTTTGCCAAATGCCGCACATCCAATCCGGCGATGGCGATAGCACAGCTTTCAAACCCGTCAGCCACTCAGCCATAA
- the mak gene encoding fructokinase yields the protein MRIGIDLGGTKIEVIALADDGETLFRQRVSTPRGSYEQTLQTIVDLVHTAETKTGMTGSVGVGIPGTISPYTGRVKNANSVWLNDQPLQDDLVRRLQRDVRIANDANCMTVSEAVDGAGAGQRIVLALILGTGCGSGITIDGKPHIGGNGIGGEWGHNALPWPDEAERRLVADRPCYCGRKGCIEQYVSGTGLCDDYQSRSGVALTGSQIDELAAQGDELAQQVLGDYERRLAKSLAAYINILDPDVVVFAGGVSNIQRLYHNVPQLLPEFIFGRECQTPIRQAVHGDSSGVRGAAWLWPVEVRS from the coding sequence ATGCGTATTGGCATTGATTTAGGCGGTACCAAGATAGAAGTGATTGCACTGGCGGATGATGGCGAAACGTTATTTCGTCAACGCGTATCAACCCCGCGGGGATCCTATGAGCAGACGCTGCAAACGATTGTGGATTTGGTTCATACTGCAGAAACGAAAACGGGCATGACCGGCTCCGTTGGGGTTGGGATTCCGGGCACAATTTCACCGTATACCGGCCGGGTGAAGAATGCGAACTCGGTATGGTTAAACGATCAGCCATTACAGGATGATCTTGTCAGACGATTGCAGCGAGACGTCAGGATTGCGAATGATGCAAACTGTATGACGGTGTCTGAAGCGGTGGATGGGGCTGGCGCTGGTCAGCGGATTGTCTTGGCATTAATTCTGGGGACTGGCTGTGGCTCTGGCATTACCATTGACGGAAAACCGCATATTGGTGGCAATGGTATTGGCGGAGAATGGGGGCATAATGCACTCCCATGGCCTGATGAAGCCGAGCGGCGTCTGGTAGCTGATCGGCCTTGTTATTGCGGTCGAAAAGGCTGTATTGAGCAGTATGTGTCCGGCACCGGGCTTTGTGATGACTATCAGAGTCGCAGTGGTGTCGCGTTGACCGGTAGTCAGATTGATGAACTGGCAGCACAGGGAGATGAGCTTGCCCAACAGGTCTTGGGTGATTATGAGCGTCGGCTGGCTAAATCGCTGGCAGCATATATCAATATTCTTGATCCGGATGTGGTGGTCTTTGCCGGCGGGGTGAGCAATATCCAGCGCCTCTATCACAATGTGCCTCAATTATTGCCCGAATTTATTTTTGGCCGGGAGTGCCAGACGCCAATCCGACAGGCAGTTCATGGTGATTCAAGTGGTGTGCGTGGCGCGGCATGGCTATGGCCTGTCGAGGTTCGGTCTTAA
- a CDS encoding diacylglycerol kinase, giving the protein MKASHQGLKRVYFATIYSMKGLRAVWRHEAAFRQEVVVSMPLIGLTFWLNVTSSEQVLMIASLILILIAELFNSAVEAVVDRISDEFHELSGRAKDIGSAAVFITILLTVFIWTWILV; this is encoded by the coding sequence ATGAAAGCAAGTCATCAAGGGCTCAAACGAGTCTATTTCGCCACCATTTATTCGATGAAAGGCCTCCGCGCAGTCTGGCGGCATGAAGCCGCTTTTCGTCAAGAGGTGGTAGTCTCCATGCCACTGATTGGGCTCACTTTTTGGCTTAACGTCACCTCAAGTGAGCAGGTGCTCATGATTGCATCATTGATCCTGATTTTAATCGCTGAACTGTTTAATTCTGCCGTCGAAGCAGTTGTTGACCGTATCAGCGACGAATTCCACGAATTAAGCGGCAGAGCCAAAGATATCGGCTCTGCGGCTGTTTTTATCACCATTTTACTGACTGTTTTTATCTGGACGTGGATTTTAGTATGA
- a CDS encoding MATE family efflux transporter: MQNTVNVPKSLGRQLLTMTWPMVFGVLSLMGFQLVDSIFIAQLGVLPLAAQGFTLPMQMVIIGLQVGLGIATTSVIARVLGAGKQQDAKQLGGLILTIGSISVAVLTVLIYLLRHPILALLGATPEVFPIIDQYWIVWLISAWVGATLYFLYSICRANGNTILPGTMMMVTSVVNLILDPIFIFSFDLGINGAALATICAFGIGVAVVAVKVISRHWMTFHWEGLDIRASVNSILQVMGPATISQLLPPISSMMATHILASFGNEPVAAWAVGSRFEFFSLVAVLALTMAMPPMVARMLGERKITDIRHLVGIAVRFVLIFQTVLAVLVFFLASSIVVWMADAEMIQQLLRWHLIFVPISLGPLGICMLMVSIQNALAKSYTALVISALRLFVFFLPCLWIGAQIAELKGIYIGSMVGNILAGLCAWLIYRRTIRQIAQTVTGED, encoded by the coding sequence ATGCAGAACACTGTAAATGTTCCAAAATCACTGGGTCGCCAGCTTCTGACCATGACTTGGCCGATGGTCTTTGGTGTGCTTTCTCTGATGGGATTCCAGTTGGTTGACAGTATTTTTATTGCGCAATTGGGCGTTTTGCCGCTGGCTGCCCAAGGATTTACTCTACCAATGCAGATGGTCATCATCGGTTTGCAGGTCGGGTTGGGCATCGCGACCACCTCCGTGATTGCCCGTGTCCTCGGTGCAGGTAAACAACAGGACGCGAAACAGTTGGGTGGTTTGATTCTGACCATTGGCAGTATCAGTGTGGCGGTTCTGACGGTGCTGATTTATCTGTTACGTCATCCGATTCTGGCACTACTCGGTGCAACGCCAGAAGTCTTTCCCATCATCGATCAATATTGGATTGTCTGGCTGATCAGTGCCTGGGTCGGTGCAACCCTGTATTTTCTGTATAGCATCTGTCGGGCCAATGGTAATACCATCCTCCCCGGTACCATGATGATGGTCACCAGTGTGGTGAACTTGATTCTGGACCCGATTTTCATTTTCTCATTCGACTTGGGGATTAATGGCGCGGCACTAGCAACGATCTGTGCGTTTGGCATCGGGGTTGCCGTGGTCGCGGTGAAAGTTATTTCTCGTCACTGGATGACCTTTCACTGGGAAGGCTTGGACATTCGGGCCAGTGTGAACTCGATTTTACAGGTCATGGGGCCGGCAACTATCAGTCAGCTACTGCCACCGATCTCTTCGATGATGGCAACCCATATTCTGGCATCGTTCGGTAATGAACCCGTTGCCGCCTGGGCGGTCGGGTCGCGGTTTGAATTTTTCTCGCTGGTGGCGGTTCTGGCGCTCACAATGGCGATGCCGCCAATGGTGGCCAGAATGCTGGGGGAGCGCAAAATTACGGACATCCGGCATCTGGTCGGAATTGCGGTAAGGTTTGTGCTGATTTTTCAGACAGTGCTTGCTGTCTTGGTATTCTTTCTGGCGAGTTCGATTGTGGTATGGATGGCGGACGCCGAGATGATCCAGCAATTACTTCGCTGGCATCTGATTTTTGTGCCGATCAGTCTTGGTCCGTTAGGTATCTGTATGCTCATGGTCTCGATTCAAAATGCGTTGGCAAAATCATACACTGCGCTTGTGATTTCCGCGTTGCGGCTGTTTGTGTTTTTCCTCCCTTGCTTGTGGATTGGGGCGCAGATAGCAGAACTGAAAGGCATTTACATCGGTTCAATGGTCGGCAACATACTGGCGGGCCTGTGTGCTTGGTTAATCTACCGGAGAACGATACGGCAGATTGCGCAAACGGTCACCGGTGAAGACTGA
- a CDS encoding putative bifunctional diguanylate cyclase/phosphodiesterase, whose translation MLSGVHKKLGIRGKFLFISTLSIVLCSLAVFMVSLKEYETIYIDSVKNNLEALVANVADDLLFTFSEDPDSFILKNKLLTFERYEHILYADVYDADWNLLERYAKTPAKAIHLIENPKYQSLIAQKAPFPVTHIDDVLVSMDAIGNPKFPVGYLEVIHDFNQPISNSRHDLLIKSVPLVLLILVISLIISWSMFKRIVTPLIRLSAFTQQVKHSRNYTLRHASEGVSEVLHLSQDINAMLETINQEHQLNQEQNKKLRQQQISMFHLANYDHLTDLPNRRYVMETLKQYLLSAQRHHTDMAIFFLNVDRFKDINDLMGHTIGDDLLRHLSQMMVRCLRPKDTLARLGGDDFLVVLPDLPDSGTAKQVAQAIVDQLKTPITIGQWEIQTSVSIGIAMAKASDFDIDTLISNADIAMSHSKTVGKGSYHLFKPQMLRQKRRTLQIINRISTAIDNHEFFLVYQPKVSRQGAVIGFEALIRWKSPDLGMIAPSEFIPIAENGGKIGEITSWMLCQAIQDLAIIQSICAHPVIVSVNISSKDLMTAQLESVLHQALSTHQQEISHLQFEITESSYLEKFDLANQFFSRMRALGSSIALDDFGTGYSSLSYLNRIDIDTLKIDRQFVVNSFKSDKDAAVLNAILALSQQLGLHSCCEGVETAKHARYLIEQGCDSLQGYYFSAPVPLENLAQAVHTSVQKYYQLFIHERYI comes from the coding sequence ATGTTATCAGGGGTTCATAAAAAGTTGGGTATCCGGGGAAAGTTTCTCTTCATCAGCACATTGTCCATTGTGCTCTGTTCACTCGCCGTTTTTATGGTCTCTCTGAAAGAATACGAGACTATCTATATTGATTCGGTCAAAAACAATCTCGAAGCTTTAGTCGCCAATGTTGCCGATGACCTGCTTTTCACTTTTTCAGAAGATCCCGATAGCTTCATTCTCAAAAACAAACTGCTCACTTTCGAAAGGTATGAACACATTCTCTACGCCGATGTGTATGATGCAGACTGGAACTTACTTGAGCGTTACGCTAAAACACCAGCCAAAGCGATTCATCTGATTGAAAATCCTAAATATCAGTCACTGATTGCCCAAAAAGCACCATTTCCAGTGACACATATTGATGATGTGTTAGTCAGTATGGATGCAATTGGCAATCCCAAATTTCCGGTTGGCTATCTCGAAGTTATCCACGATTTCAATCAGCCCATCAGTAATAGTCGTCATGATTTGCTCATTAAATCGGTGCCTTTAGTCTTACTCATTCTGGTGATTTCTTTAATCATATCCTGGTCGATGTTCAAACGGATTGTCACACCTTTGATTCGCCTCTCTGCATTTACCCAACAGGTTAAACACTCGCGAAATTACACACTCCGGCACGCCTCCGAAGGGGTCAGTGAAGTGCTACATCTGAGTCAGGATATCAATGCGATGCTGGAGACGATCAATCAGGAACATCAACTGAATCAGGAACAGAATAAAAAGCTCCGCCAACAACAGATCTCCATGTTTCATCTCGCCAACTACGATCATTTAACCGACTTGCCAAACCGACGGTATGTGATGGAAACACTGAAACAATATCTACTCAGCGCACAGCGACATCACACCGATATGGCGATTTTTTTCCTCAATGTGGACCGTTTTAAAGATATTAACGATTTGATGGGCCACACGATCGGCGATGATCTGTTGCGGCATTTGAGTCAAATGATGGTAAGGTGTCTCCGGCCTAAAGATACGCTTGCCCGCCTCGGTGGGGATGACTTTCTGGTGGTATTGCCTGACCTGCCGGACTCAGGTACCGCCAAACAGGTGGCACAAGCAATTGTTGACCAACTGAAAACCCCCATCACTATCGGTCAATGGGAAATCCAGACCAGTGTCAGTATCGGAATTGCCATGGCCAAAGCGTCGGATTTCGACATCGATACGCTGATTTCTAACGCTGATATTGCGATGTCTCATAGTAAAACTGTTGGCAAAGGGTCATATCATCTGTTTAAACCACAGATGTTGCGTCAAAAACGGCGCACGCTGCAAATCATTAACCGAATTTCAACCGCCATCGATAATCATGAATTCTTTTTAGTTTATCAGCCCAAAGTTTCCCGGCAGGGGGCAGTCATTGGATTTGAGGCTCTGATTCGATGGAAAAGCCCTGATTTAGGAATGATTGCACCTTCGGAATTTATCCCGATTGCAGAAAACGGGGGCAAAATCGGAGAAATCACCAGTTGGATGCTCTGTCAGGCGATTCAGGATCTTGCGATCATTCAATCTATCTGTGCCCATCCGGTGATCGTCTCTGTCAATATTTCTTCAAAAGACTTAATGACCGCTCAGCTCGAAAGTGTGCTGCATCAAGCTTTATCGACCCATCAGCAAGAGATTTCCCATCTTCAGTTCGAGATTACCGAATCCAGCTATCTGGAAAAATTTGATTTGGCAAACCAGTTCTTCTCTCGAATGAGGGCACTCGGCAGTTCCATTGCCCTCGACGATTTCGGTACCGGTTATTCATCGCTGAGCTACCTGAACCGCATTGATATCGATACATTAAAAATCGACCGTCAGTTTGTCGTAAATTCATTTAAAAGCGATAAAGACGCCGCAGTACTCAATGCCATTCTGGCGCTCTCCCAGCAACTTGGGCTACACAGTTGTTGCGAAGGGGTGGAAACAGCAAAACACGCCCGTTATCTGATAGAACAAGGCTGCGATAGTCTGCAAGGATACTACTTCTCTGCCCCGGTTCCGCTGGAAAATTTAGCACAGGCCGTCCATACATCGGTCCAAAAATATTATCAATTATTCATCCATGAACGATACATTTAA
- a CDS encoding phospho-sugar mutase, protein MNEQFSRWLARDPDQTTKDELQALIDAGNQEELQDRFNGRLAFGTAGLRGKVGCGPNRMNRLVIQETATGLGHYLIQQVDQAKERGVIIGYDGRLDSRDFAYDTASVLTALGIKVYLTDHVAPTPVVAYGIRQLNTAAGVVVTASHNPPEYNGFKVYWENGAQIIPPHDQGIAQAIEQAAQQPLNTISLTEAEAGHRLVWLSDDYYAAYRQSVHQHPLLQSAQTSGGDITIAYTAMHGVGAPYAEALLKEAGFPHVHSVAEQREPDGNFPTVKFPNPEEPGAMDLVIALAEQVGADLACANDPDADRFAVAARHPSGEFRMLTGDQVGSLLGDYLLSKNHTQQALVGNTIVSSSLLEKIARYYRATYFKTLTGFKWLTNVAMQQQRDDLPFLFAYEEALGYTIGTQVWDKDGLSTLLAFVQMCTALKRDGQTVWDRLEAIYRQHGLYVTAQKSIALSPETPPIGDALRAEPPRTIAGRQVIMTEDYKTSQRYLADGRTESIDLPVSDVLVYQLDGGARVIVRPSGTEPKLKCYYELVTDIIPDEAFEVAQKRADEQLSMLIAEHQIHLQ, encoded by the coding sequence ATGAATGAACAATTTTCCCGTTGGCTGGCCAGAGACCCGGATCAGACAACGAAAGATGAGTTACAAGCGTTGATTGACGCAGGTAATCAGGAAGAACTGCAAGATCGATTTAACGGTCGTTTAGCTTTTGGGACAGCCGGCCTGCGTGGCAAAGTGGGTTGTGGCCCTAACCGGATGAATCGTTTGGTCATTCAGGAAACAGCAACCGGATTAGGTCATTATCTGATTCAACAAGTGGATCAGGCAAAAGAACGCGGTGTGATCATTGGTTATGATGGCCGCTTAGATTCGAGAGATTTTGCCTATGATACCGCTTCAGTGCTGACGGCGTTAGGGATTAAGGTCTATCTGACCGATCACGTTGCGCCAACACCAGTGGTTGCTTATGGGATTCGTCAACTGAATACCGCTGCCGGCGTGGTGGTGACAGCCAGTCATAATCCACCGGAATACAATGGATTTAAAGTGTACTGGGAAAACGGTGCGCAAATTATTCCGCCCCATGACCAAGGGATCGCACAGGCGATTGAACAGGCTGCCCAGCAGCCACTGAACACCATTTCGCTGACAGAGGCTGAAGCCGGGCATCGTCTCGTCTGGCTGAGTGATGATTATTACGCCGCTTATCGGCAGTCAGTGCATCAGCATCCATTATTACAATCTGCGCAAACAAGCGGCGGGGATATCACGATCGCTTATACGGCGATGCATGGTGTCGGTGCGCCTTATGCTGAAGCGTTGCTAAAAGAGGCTGGGTTCCCACACGTTCATAGCGTGGCAGAACAGCGGGAACCGGATGGTAATTTCCCGACTGTTAAGTTTCCGAATCCTGAAGAGCCGGGCGCAATGGATCTCGTGATTGCTCTGGCGGAGCAGGTGGGTGCGGATCTGGCTTGTGCCAATGATCCGGATGCGGATCGCTTTGCAGTTGCGGCGCGCCATCCTTCTGGTGAGTTTCGGATGCTGACCGGTGATCAGGTCGGGAGCTTACTTGGTGATTACTTATTAAGTAAAAACCACACACAGCAAGCGCTGGTCGGTAATACGATTGTGTCTTCCAGCTTACTGGAGAAAATCGCCCGGTATTATCGTGCGACTTACTTTAAAACGCTGACAGGATTTAAATGGCTGACCAATGTCGCGATGCAACAACAGCGTGATGATCTGCCGTTCTTATTTGCCTATGAAGAAGCGCTGGGTTACACCATCGGCACCCAAGTCTGGGATAAAGACGGGTTATCCACCCTGCTTGCATTTGTGCAGATGTGTACCGCCCTCAAGCGTGACGGACAGACCGTCTGGGATCGCTTGGAAGCGATCTATCGTCAGCATGGCTTGTATGTCACTGCTCAGAAAAGTATCGCCTTATCACCGGAAACTCCGCCGATTGGTGATGCCCTGCGAGCGGAGCCGCCGCGAACCATTGCCGGACGTCAGGTGATCATGACCGAAGATTATAAAACGTCGCAACGCTATTTGGCTGACGGACGTACCGAGTCGATTGATTTACCGGTGAGTGATGTGTTGGTGTATCAGTTAGACGGCGGTGCCAGAGTGATTGTGCGTCCTTCCGGTACGGAACCTAAGCTGAAGTGCTATTACGAGCTGGTGACGGATATTATCCCTGATGAAGCATTTGAGGTTGCTCAGAAACGGGCGGATGAACAGTTGAGTATGTTAATCGCTGAACATCAGATTCATCTGCAATAA